In Pseudomonas sp. ADAK18, a single window of DNA contains:
- a CDS encoding DotU family type VI secretion system protein — MHPNDDDRTQFMPRPGGRAPEPNRAEPAAAAPLSMPAAPVLTGKAEGLNPLESAAGPLLALLTRLRNTISHPAPSSLRAQLLAYLRQFEERAEAAGVARNEVLLARYALCTALDEAVLSTPWGSASDWGKQSLLITVHNEAWGGEKVFQLLDHCLQSPRERLYLLELLYLCMCLGFEGRYRVMNDGRSQLEALRERTAAAIRSARGEHERELSPHWRGVTVARDRLAQFMPPWIAVAIGVALLLALLFGLRMKLASDAEPVFKNIHALGEIPVQAIDRPVVQPKIVERPRLAGFLVEDIKAGRVAVEDAVDRSVVTIRGDELFASASSSIVDDFQPLMLRIADAIRKVKGQVRITGHSDNRPIATLRFPSNWALSEARAKSVLQILAAKTGQPDRFSAEGRSDTEPVATNATAEGRARNRRVEITVLAEGVE; from the coding sequence ATGCATCCCAATGATGATGACCGCACCCAGTTTATGCCGCGTCCGGGTGGCCGTGCGCCAGAGCCCAACCGCGCAGAACCGGCGGCTGCCGCGCCGCTTTCGATGCCCGCCGCACCCGTCCTGACGGGCAAAGCAGAAGGCTTGAACCCACTGGAAAGCGCCGCCGGCCCGCTGCTGGCCTTGCTGACGCGGCTGCGCAACACCATTTCCCATCCGGCGCCGTCGAGCCTGCGGGCACAGTTGCTGGCCTACTTGCGCCAGTTCGAAGAGCGCGCCGAGGCCGCTGGCGTAGCCCGCAACGAAGTGCTGCTGGCCCGTTACGCGTTGTGCACTGCCCTCGATGAAGCGGTACTGAGCACGCCGTGGGGCAGTGCCAGTGACTGGGGCAAGCAAAGCCTGTTGATCACCGTGCACAACGAAGCCTGGGGCGGCGAGAAAGTCTTCCAGTTGCTGGATCACTGCCTGCAAAGCCCACGGGAGCGTCTGTATCTGCTGGAGTTGTTGTACTTGTGTATGTGCCTGGGTTTCGAAGGCCGCTACCGGGTGATGAACGACGGTCGCAGCCAGTTGGAAGCCCTGCGCGAACGTACTGCGGCTGCGATCCGCAGTGCCCGTGGCGAACATGAGCGCGAATTGTCGCCCCATTGGCGTGGCGTCACCGTGGCGCGCGACCGCCTGGCGCAATTCATGCCGCCATGGATCGCCGTGGCCATCGGCGTGGCGTTGTTGTTGGCGTTGCTGTTCGGCTTGCGGATGAAGCTGGCGTCGGATGCCGAACCGGTGTTCAAGAACATTCATGCCCTGGGTGAGATTCCGGTGCAGGCCATCGACCGGCCGGTGGTGCAGCCGAAAATCGTCGAGCGACCACGTCTGGCGGGCTTCCTCGTCGAAGACATCAAGGCCGGTCGCGTGGCGGTGGAAGATGCCGTCGACCGTTCGGTGGTGACCATCCGTGGCGATGAACTGTTCGCCTCGGCCAGCTCCAGCATCGTCGACGATTTCCAGCCGCTGATGCTGCGTATTGCTGACGCTATCCGCAAGGTCAAGGGCCAGGTGCGGATCACCGGCCACAGCGATAACCGCCCGATTGCCACCCTGCGTTTCCCGTCCAACTGGGCGCTGTCCGAGGCGCGAGCCAAGTCGGTGTTGCAGATTCTGGCAGCCAAGACCGGCCAGCCGGATCGCTTCAGTGCCGAGGGCCGCAGCGACACCGAGCCGGTGGCGACCAACGCCACAGCCGAAGGCCGTGCCCGCAATCGTCGGGTTGAAATCACCGTATTGGCGGAGGGCGTCGAGTGA
- the tagF gene encoding type VI secretion system-associated protein TagF — translation MTTVGFYGKLASRGDFVSRALPQSFIGPWDSWLASGLLASQTSLGAEWLNVYLVSPLWRFVLAPGVCGPDAAVGVVMPSIDRVGRYFPLTVAALLDHDTDPASVIGGPDAWFEQVEELLLGTLDVEASFEGFSDGLEALGAPACQTRTLGSRFAGLQRFIATDPQARMTVLAEQACEGASLWWGRGSERISPGLMRCQGLPAAGDFAQFLLGQEGVV, via the coding sequence ATGACGACGGTGGGTTTCTACGGCAAGTTGGCCAGTCGCGGGGACTTTGTCAGCCGCGCCTTGCCACAAAGCTTTATCGGCCCGTGGGACAGTTGGCTGGCCTCGGGTTTGCTCGCCAGCCAGACCAGCCTCGGTGCCGAATGGTTGAACGTGTACCTGGTCAGTCCGTTGTGGCGCTTTGTGCTGGCGCCGGGTGTGTGCGGGCCGGACGCGGCCGTGGGTGTGGTGATGCCGAGTATCGACCGGGTAGGGCGCTATTTTCCGCTGACGGTCGCTGCGCTGTTGGATCACGACACGGACCCTGCGTCAGTCATCGGTGGCCCGGATGCCTGGTTTGAACAGGTGGAAGAGTTGCTGTTGGGCACGCTGGATGTCGAGGCGAGTTTCGAAGGTTTCAGTGACGGGCTCGAAGCCCTCGGCGCTCCGGCATGTCAGACGCGCACCCTGGGCAGTCGCTTCGCCGGTTTGCAACGCTTTATCGCCACCGACCCGCAAGCGCGTATGACGGTGTTGGCGGAGCAGGCTTGCGAAGGTGCAAGCCTGTGGTGGGGCCGTGGTTCGGAACGAATTTCTCCTGGTTTAATGCGGTGTCAGGGCTTGCCTGCCGCCGGCGACTTTGCGCAATTTTTGCTCGGACAAGAAGGTGTTGTGTAG
- the tssM gene encoding type VI secretion system membrane subunit TssM, producing MKAFFSFVIRWVIPLLGLIALSLIIWFVGPLLEFLVPEGRRWALIILVFAVWIAYRVFRIIQARRQAAEVMRSLAAETPPDPASVATAEELATLRQRMDEALVLLKKAKLGGDERRNLYELPWYVIIGPPGSGKTTALVNSGLHFPLAAQLGAGAVRGVGGTRNCDWWFTDQAVLLDTAGRYTTQDSNSTVDKAAWLGFLDLLKKQRSRRPIDGAFIAISLSDLLLGSDAERAAHAAAIRLRIQELYTQLGVRFPIYLMLTKLDLVPGFMEFFDNLSKEERAQVWGMTFALDDGKNSDSPLANLQSEFAGLEQRLNERLVERLQQERDPARRDLIYGFPQQFGALKDCLQSFLEGVFKPNAFEERVLLRGVYFTSGTQEGSPIDRLIGAMAQSMNLDRQHLARQSGTGRSYFIEKLFNAVAFAERGLVGVNPKVERRRKWIARGVLAATVAVVLVVGTLWWVSYRANQAYIAQVDQKVAPLGQTVQNLSPAQREVLAVLPLLNAVKNLAGDSPSWSEGLGLYQGDMLEAESGSVYRKLLIAVFAPRLVTRIEEQLHGGGNSDFLYEGLKAYLMLADNEHYDPDFIKAWIALDWDRNLPRDLPADQRQALTGHLQSLFERHPPSARLDPRLIDDLRRQLQQLPVAQRVYDRVKRQKLPDGIPDFRINEAAGRDAALVFSRKSGKPLGEPLSGFFTAKGYRQAFLLSSLNQTGTLAEEQWVLGQEQADQQNVVSLAADVRRLYFQDYQRQWDALLADIDFVPITSVAQAADVLRVISGPTSPLKKLLVAVAKETDLQQEERLLAAKGAPVEGGVDKLKTRLGNLLGQDELPSTNAPAASDDPVTAHFAELNSIVAKNEGEPAAIDGLLADMNALYVQVSAMVGASGDALLGEAKNQASAAATRVSLNAERQPPLVQGMVKSVVNSTTNSMMGGVRNQLNAAWVSEVVNVYRQSLAGRYPMSPGSARDATLDDFGQFFGVGGVMDNYFRKYLQPYVDTSAQTWRWQPGAAQKLGISPGILQTFQRAATIRDAFFRSGGTQPIVRFELKPVAMDATITQFLLDLDGQQLSYDHGPARPVAMQWPNPGSIGVVRISIMPPSATGRSGITLDGPWAWFRLLEQSDLTAGNSPDRFNLRLRVDGASISYELRANSAFNPFRSRVLSGFSLPERL from the coding sequence GTGAAGGCGTTTTTCAGTTTTGTGATTCGCTGGGTGATCCCGTTGCTGGGCCTGATCGCCCTGAGCCTGATCATCTGGTTTGTCGGGCCATTGCTCGAGTTTCTGGTACCGGAAGGGCGGCGCTGGGCGCTGATCATTCTGGTGTTCGCGGTGTGGATCGCCTACCGAGTTTTCCGCATTATCCAGGCGCGCCGTCAGGCCGCTGAAGTGATGCGCAGCCTGGCTGCGGAAACCCCACCGGATCCGGCCAGCGTCGCCACCGCCGAAGAGCTGGCAACCTTGCGCCAGCGCATGGACGAAGCACTGGTCCTGTTGAAAAAGGCCAAGCTGGGCGGTGACGAACGCCGCAATCTCTATGAGCTGCCGTGGTACGTGATCATCGGCCCGCCGGGTTCGGGCAAGACCACCGCGTTGGTCAACTCGGGCCTGCATTTCCCGCTGGCCGCGCAATTGGGCGCCGGTGCCGTGCGTGGCGTCGGTGGTACCCGCAACTGCGATTGGTGGTTCACCGATCAGGCCGTGTTGCTCGACACCGCTGGCCGCTACACCACCCAGGACAGCAATTCCACGGTGGATAAAGCTGCCTGGCTGGGCTTTCTCGATCTGCTGAAAAAGCAGCGTTCGCGGCGCCCGATTGACGGTGCGTTCATCGCCATCAGCCTCTCTGACTTGCTGCTGGGCAGCGACGCCGAGCGTGCTGCCCATGCGGCGGCAATCCGTCTGCGTATCCAGGAGCTGTACACCCAATTGGGTGTGCGTTTCCCGATCTACCTGATGCTGACCAAGCTCGACCTGGTGCCGGGCTTCATGGAGTTTTTCGACAACCTGAGCAAGGAAGAGCGTGCTCAGGTCTGGGGCATGACCTTCGCCCTGGACGACGGCAAAAACAGCGACAGCCCCCTGGCGAATCTGCAAAGCGAATTCGCCGGCCTGGAGCAGCGCTTGAACGAGCGGTTAGTGGAACGCCTGCAACAGGAGCGTGACCCGGCGCGGCGCGACCTGATCTACGGCTTCCCGCAACAGTTCGGTGCCTTGAAAGACTGCCTGCAGAGCTTCCTCGAAGGCGTGTTCAAGCCCAATGCCTTTGAAGAGCGTGTGTTGTTGCGTGGCGTGTACTTCACCAGTGGTACCCAGGAAGGCAGCCCGATTGACCGCTTGATCGGAGCCATGGCCCAGAGCATGAACCTGGACCGCCAACACCTGGCGCGCCAGAGCGGCACCGGGCGCAGTTACTTCATCGAGAAACTGTTTAACGCTGTGGCGTTTGCCGAGCGGGGCCTGGTGGGGGTCAACCCCAAGGTCGAGCGTCGACGCAAGTGGATTGCCCGCGGTGTCTTGGCCGCCACCGTGGCCGTGGTGTTGGTGGTGGGCACGTTGTGGTGGGTGAGTTATCGCGCCAACCAGGCGTACATCGCCCAGGTGGACCAGAAGGTCGCGCCCCTGGGCCAGACCGTGCAGAACCTCAGCCCGGCGCAACGGGAAGTTCTCGCCGTGTTGCCGCTGCTTAACGCCGTGAAGAACCTCGCCGGTGATTCACCGAGTTGGTCCGAAGGCCTGGGTCTGTATCAGGGCGACATGCTCGAAGCCGAGTCCGGAAGCGTCTACCGCAAGCTGTTGATCGCGGTGTTCGCGCCACGATTGGTGACGCGTATCGAAGAGCAACTGCACGGTGGCGGCAATTCCGACTTCCTCTACGAGGGCTTGAAGGCTTACCTGATGCTCGCCGATAACGAGCATTACGACCCAGACTTCATCAAGGCCTGGATCGCCCTGGACTGGGACCGCAACCTGCCGCGTGACCTGCCGGCCGATCAGCGCCAGGCACTGACCGGGCACTTGCAGTCGCTGTTCGAACGCCATCCGCCCAGCGCACGCCTGGACCCGCGCCTGATCGACGACTTGCGTCGGCAACTGCAACAACTGCCGGTGGCCCAGCGCGTGTACGACCGGGTCAAACGTCAGAAGCTGCCGGACGGTATCCCGGACTTTCGCATCAACGAAGCTGCTGGCCGCGATGCCGCGCTGGTGTTCAGTCGCAAGAGTGGCAAGCCGCTGGGTGAGCCTTTGAGCGGTTTCTTCACCGCCAAGGGCTATCGCCAGGCGTTCCTGCTCAGCAGCTTGAACCAGACCGGTACCCTGGCTGAAGAGCAATGGGTGCTGGGCCAGGAGCAGGCCGATCAGCAGAACGTTGTCAGCCTCGCCGCTGACGTGCGCCGTCTGTACTTCCAGGACTATCAGCGCCAGTGGGATGCCTTGCTGGCGGACATCGACTTCGTGCCGATCACCAGCGTGGCCCAGGCAGCTGACGTGCTGCGGGTGATTTCCGGTCCCACCTCGCCTCTGAAAAAGCTGCTGGTGGCGGTGGCCAAGGAAACCGACCTGCAACAGGAAGAACGCTTGCTGGCCGCCAAGGGTGCGCCAGTGGAAGGTGGCGTCGACAAACTCAAGACGCGCCTGGGCAACCTGCTGGGTCAGGATGAGTTGCCCTCGACCAACGCACCGGCTGCCAGCGATGATCCGGTGACCGCGCACTTTGCCGAGCTCAACAGCATCGTCGCCAAGAACGAAGGTGAACCAGCGGCCATCGACGGGCTGCTGGCCGACATGAATGCGCTGTATGTGCAGGTCAGCGCCATGGTCGGAGCCAGTGGCGATGCCTTGCTCGGCGAAGCCAAGAACCAGGCTTCTGCTGCCGCCACCCGCGTCAGCCTGAATGCCGAACGCCAGCCGCCGCTGGTACAGGGCATGGTCAAGTCGGTGGTCAACTCCACCACTAACAGCATGATGGGCGGGGTGCGCAATCAACTGAACGCGGCCTGGGTCAGTGAAGTGGTCAACGTCTATCGCCAGTCTCTGGCTGGGCGTTACCCGATGTCCCCCGGCAGTGCCCGAGACGCGACGCTGGATGACTTCGGTCAGTTCTTCGGCGTGGGCGGGGTGATGGATAACTACTTCCGTAAATACCTGCAGCCTTACGTCGACACCTCAGCGCAGACCTGGCGCTGGCAGCCGGGTGCCGCGCAGAAACTGGGGATCTCGCCAGGGATATTGCAGACCTTTCAGCGTGCGGCGACCATTCGTGATGCGTTTTTCCGCTCCGGTGGCACTCAACCGATTGTGCGTTTCGAGCTCAAGCCGGTGGCGATGGACGCGACCATCACTCAGTTCCTGCTGGACCTGGATGGCCAGCAACTGAGCTACGACCACGGCCCGGCCCGGCCGGTCGCGATGCAGTGGCCCAACCCCGGCAGTATCGGTGTGGTACGGATTTCCATCATGCCGCCATCGGCCACCGGCCGCTCCGGCATCACCTTGGACGGTCCATGGGCCTGGTTTCGCCTGTTGGAGCAATCAGACCTGACCGCCGGCAACTCGCCGGACCGCTTCAACCTGCGGTTGCGGGTCGATGGCGCGAGCATCTCCTACGAGTTGCGGGCCAACAGTGCCTTCAACCCGTTCAGAAGCCGCGTGCTCAGTGGTTTCAGCCTGCCGGAGCGGCTATGA
- a CDS encoding serine/threonine-protein kinase: protein MNIVIPGFDIEGEIGEGAMANVYLATQRSLERKVALKIMAAALAADPSFCERFLREGKTLARLSHPHTVTIHDIGNVGELYYMAMEYLPNGTLKERIASGLTPEQGLVYIRQIASALGYAHAQGLVHRDVKPANILFRADGTAVLSDFGIAKSLDDRTQFTQAGFAVGTPSYMSPEQARGQDIDGRADLYALGVVLYEILVGKLPYTGTDALSTALAHLTEPLPELPVHHGRYQGVLRKLLAKDPAERFPDAAALLLALDQLPKEAVEATLIRPAVMPIPVSSDLAGLTPVSIEIPTHTPQAQSQPQPVRKPVVTATQHSAVSTQNRGPVLALAAVAVAVALAIGGASYWWLSDDKPAAPPTVSVPKTPAVNTPTVKAPPAVTQPVVVDADGGQRPLLMAGKKTLFQRVLSKPGAKLSNDAGGAAGKVLPAFSVLYVYQRKDVNGSPWLRIGAATDGRSDGWLPASQVSDWKQSLVLKFTERSGRAPVMFLRQSSEVEKLLSDPGAAKNLLLKAQKNSEDNQQVLALEPAASAVPQNQFYLLPIFDSKESLDENGQPVQLLNVASIDPGSTPQTVAKAATPVLSANADSFRTAVVLVVDTTVSMQPYIDQIRDVVHELQTRIAERGELDSVSFGMVGFRNSIKKTPGLEYVAKTLITLDQGRDPQRFLDMARQVKASTVSSHSFNEDAFAGVMQAVEGMDWSGYGGRLILLVTDAGALRKNDPYATTQMNEAEVRQAALGKQIKIYALHLRTDVGKKTHAGAETQYRTLTADANPQIGDLYTPVPGGDVHKLGERVDEIGSVFANLVHQVRSNTPQPVPQLGTAPSLADKSAAVGYAMHMDFLGRKTASQAPQLVSAWTADRDLTNPALPAFQVCVMLTKLQLNDLQQSLKLIVDAARKTQTSPKDFFQEIASASAYMSRDPSALRKGGNLADGGILGEYLEGLPYRSKSLNMTQDLWLSLSVAEQEDFIDELDSKIRLYETFHNDVANWVRFGDAEPGDALYRVPLSTLP from the coding sequence ATGAACATCGTCATTCCCGGTTTCGACATCGAGGGCGAGATTGGCGAAGGCGCCATGGCCAACGTCTACCTGGCCACCCAGCGTTCCCTGGAACGCAAGGTAGCGCTGAAAATCATGGCGGCGGCGCTGGCCGCTGATCCGAGTTTCTGCGAACGCTTCCTGCGCGAGGGCAAGACGCTGGCGCGGCTGTCCCATCCGCACACCGTGACCATCCATGACATCGGCAACGTCGGTGAGCTGTATTACATGGCCATGGAGTACCTGCCCAACGGCACCCTCAAGGAGCGCATCGCCTCTGGCCTGACGCCGGAACAGGGGTTGGTCTATATCCGCCAGATCGCCTCGGCACTGGGCTATGCCCATGCCCAAGGCTTGGTGCACCGTGACGTCAAACCGGCCAACATCCTCTTTCGCGCCGATGGCACCGCTGTGCTGTCGGACTTCGGTATTGCCAAGTCCCTGGATGATCGCACCCAGTTCACTCAGGCCGGATTTGCCGTCGGCACCCCAAGCTACATGAGCCCGGAACAGGCGCGGGGCCAGGACATTGATGGCCGCGCCGACCTGTACGCGTTGGGCGTGGTGCTTTACGAAATCCTGGTGGGCAAGCTGCCCTATACCGGGACCGACGCACTTTCCACCGCGTTGGCGCACCTCACCGAGCCGCTGCCGGAACTGCCGGTGCACCATGGCCGCTATCAAGGCGTGTTGCGCAAGCTGTTGGCCAAGGACCCGGCGGAGCGTTTCCCGGATGCGGCAGCCCTGCTGCTGGCGTTGGATCAATTGCCCAAGGAAGCGGTAGAAGCGACGCTGATTCGGCCGGCGGTCATGCCCATTCCGGTGAGCAGCGACCTGGCGGGCCTGACTCCGGTGTCCATCGAGATTCCTACCCATACGCCTCAAGCCCAGTCGCAACCTCAGCCGGTGCGCAAACCGGTGGTCACTGCGACGCAGCATTCGGCGGTCTCCACGCAAAACCGTGGGCCCGTGCTGGCTCTGGCCGCAGTGGCTGTGGCGGTGGCGCTTGCCATCGGTGGTGCGAGTTACTGGTGGTTGAGCGACGATAAACCTGCCGCGCCGCCAACGGTGTCGGTGCCCAAGACGCCTGCGGTCAATACACCGACAGTCAAGGCTCCGCCTGCCGTGACTCAGCCGGTGGTGGTTGATGCGGATGGCGGTCAGCGTCCATTGCTGATGGCCGGCAAGAAAACCTTGTTCCAGCGGGTGCTCAGCAAGCCTGGCGCAAAACTGTCCAATGATGCGGGCGGTGCGGCGGGCAAGGTTTTGCCGGCGTTTTCCGTGCTCTACGTTTACCAGCGCAAGGACGTCAACGGCAGCCCGTGGTTGCGCATTGGCGCCGCCACCGACGGGCGCAGTGACGGCTGGCTGCCGGCCTCGCAGGTCAGTGACTGGAAGCAGAGCCTGGTGCTCAAGTTCACCGAGCGTTCGGGCCGGGCACCGGTGATGTTCCTGCGCCAATCCAGCGAAGTGGAAAAACTCCTGTCTGACCCTGGCGCCGCGAAAAACCTGCTGCTCAAGGCGCAGAAAAACAGCGAGGACAATCAGCAGGTGTTGGCCCTGGAGCCTGCTGCCAGCGCCGTGCCGCAAAACCAGTTCTACCTGCTGCCGATCTTCGACTCCAAGGAGAGCCTCGATGAGAACGGCCAGCCGGTGCAGTTGCTCAACGTCGCCTCCATCGACCCTGGCAGCACGCCGCAAACCGTGGCCAAGGCGGCGACGCCGGTGCTGAGTGCCAACGCCGACTCCTTCCGTACCGCTGTGGTGTTGGTGGTGGACACGACCGTTTCGATGCAGCCCTACATCGACCAGATTCGTGACGTGGTGCACGAGTTGCAAACGCGTATCGCCGAGCGTGGCGAGCTGGACAGCGTGAGCTTCGGCATGGTCGGCTTTCGCAACAGCATCAAGAAAACCCCGGGCCTGGAGTACGTGGCCAAGACCCTGATCACCCTCGACCAGGGCCGCGACCCGCAACGTTTCCTCGACATGGCGCGGCAGGTCAAGGCGTCGACCGTGTCCAGCCACTCGTTCAACGAAGACGCGTTTGCCGGGGTGATGCAAGCGGTAGAGGGCATGGACTGGTCGGGTTATGGCGGGCGGCTGATCCTGCTGGTCACCGACGCCGGTGCGCTGCGCAAGAACGACCCGTACGCCACCACCCAAATGAACGAAGCCGAAGTGCGCCAGGCCGCCCTGGGCAAGCAAATCAAGATCTACGCCCTGCACCTGCGCACTGACGTCGGCAAGAAAACCCACGCTGGCGCCGAAACCCAATACCGTACCCTGACCGCCGATGCCAACCCGCAGATTGGCGACTTGTACACGCCGGTGCCGGGTGGCGATGTCCACAAGCTGGGTGAGCGCGTCGACGAAATCGGCAGCGTGTTCGCCAACCTCGTGCATCAGGTACGCAGCAACACACCGCAGCCGGTGCCGCAGTTGGGTACTGCGCCTAGCCTGGCGGACAAATCGGCCGCCGTTGGCTACGCCATGCACATGGACTTCCTCGGCCGCAAAACCGCGAGCCAGGCGCCGCAACTGGTCAGCGCCTGGACCGCCGACCGTGACCTGACCAACCCGGCGCTGCCGGCGTTCCAGGTGTGCGTGATGCTGACCAAGTTGCAGCTCAACGACTTGCAGCAATCGCTGAAACTGATCGTCGATGCGGCGCGCAAAACCCAAACATCGCCGAAAGACTTCTTCCAGGAAATCGCCAGCGCCAGCGCTTACATGAGCCGCGACCCGTCGGCCTTGCGCAAGGGCGGCAACCTGGCCGACGGCGGCATTCTCGGCGAATACCTGGAAGGCCTGCCGTACCGCAGCAAGTCGCTGAACATGACCCAGGACTTGTGGTTGTCGTTGAGCGTGGCCGAGCAGGAAGACTTTATCGACGAGCTGGATTCGAAAATTCGCCTCTACGAAACCTTCCACAACGATGTGGCCAACTGGGTTCGTTTCGGCGATGCCGAACCGGGCGATGCGTTGTACCGCGTGCCATTGTCGACGCTGCCGTAA
- a CDS encoding PP2C family serine/threonine-protein phosphatase: MRSTQGVTFKSASKSHVGMVRQVNEDACLDLPENGLWVVADGMGGHAAGDYVSSLIVDSLRGITAGRSLDEYAATLRTDLIRVNGAVREETANRGVTMMGSTVVLLATRGLRGVCLWAGDSRLYRLRDGVLESISRDHSYVQDLQDSGLLSEADARVHPRANIVTRAVGVEAQLELSSVDLLIAHGDSYLLCSDGLNKTVEDHEIREVLSHDEPDEIVRSLVHLGLNRGAPDNITAIVVKVSS; the protein is encoded by the coding sequence ATGCGGTCCACCCAAGGCGTCACCTTTAAATCCGCGAGCAAGAGCCACGTTGGCATGGTCCGCCAGGTCAACGAAGACGCCTGCCTGGACCTGCCGGAAAACGGCTTGTGGGTAGTCGCCGACGGCATGGGCGGGCACGCGGCGGGCGATTACGTCAGCAGCCTGATTGTCGACAGCTTGCGGGGTATTACGGCGGGACGGTCGCTGGATGAATACGCGGCGACGTTGCGCACGGACCTGATCCGGGTCAATGGCGCGGTGCGCGAAGAAACCGCCAACCGCGGTGTGACCATGATGGGCAGCACCGTGGTGCTTCTCGCCACCCGAGGCTTGCGCGGTGTGTGCCTGTGGGCGGGTGACAGTCGCCTGTATCGCCTGCGCGATGGCGTACTGGAAAGCATCTCCCGCGACCACAGCTATGTGCAGGACCTGCAAGACAGCGGCCTGCTCAGCGAAGCCGATGCCCGCGTGCATCCACGGGCCAATATCGTCACCCGCGCGGTTGGTGTGGAGGCGCAGTTGGAGTTGTCGTCGGTCGACCTATTGATTGCCCACGGCGACAGTTACCTGCTGTGCAGCGATGGGTTGAACAAGACTGTCGAGGACCATGAGATTCGCGAAGTGCTGAGCCATGACGAGCCGGACGAGATCGTGCGCAGTCTGGTGCACCTGGGGCTTAACCGTGGGGCGCCGGATAACATCACGGCCATTGTCGTGAAGGTGTCGTCATGA